Proteins from a genomic interval of Streptomyces fodineus:
- a CDS encoding bifunctional nuclease family protein translates to MNELDVVGVRVEMPSNQPIVLLREVGGDRYLPIWIGPGEATAIAFAQQGMAPARPLTHDLFKDVLEAVGQELTEVRITDLREGVFYAELVFASGVEVSARPSDAIALALRTGTPIYGSDTVLDDAGIAIPDEQEDEVEKFREFLDQISPEDFGTSSQ, encoded by the coding sequence GTGAACGAGCTCGATGTCGTAGGTGTCCGGGTCGAAATGCCCTCCAACCAACCGATCGTGCTCCTGCGCGAAGTGGGAGGCGACCGTTACCTCCCCATCTGGATCGGGCCGGGGGAGGCGACGGCGATCGCGTTCGCCCAGCAGGGCATGGCTCCTGCCAGGCCGCTGACCCACGACCTGTTCAAGGACGTGCTGGAGGCCGTCGGCCAGGAGCTGACCGAAGTACGCATCACCGATCTGCGGGAAGGCGTCTTCTACGCGGAGCTGGTTTTCGCCAGCGGGGTCGAGGTCAGTGCCCGTCCCTCCGATGCCATAGCGCTGGCCCTGCGCACCGGAACGCCGATCTACGGCAGTGACACGGTGCTGGATGACGCGGGCATCGCCATTCCGGACGAGCAGGAGGACGAGGTGGAGAAGTTCCGCGAGTTCCTCGACCAGATCTCGCCCGAGGACTTCGGTACCAGCAGCCAGTGA
- a CDS encoding MerR family transcriptional regulator codes for MRTSGDGTAGGAPVRGFGESGPYPVHSSAVDHAPQRPTVVPNGGGAASMTAEQIGYRGPTACAAAGITYRQLDYWARTGLVEPSVRPAYGSGTQRLYSFRDVVVLKIVKRFLDTGVSLQNIRTAVQHLRERGFRDLERMTLMSDGATVYECTSPDEVHALLQGGQGIFGIAVGVVWRDVESALSQLHGERIDTGETLVGHNPADELARRRNRAV; via the coding sequence GTGAGAACCAGCGGCGACGGTACGGCTGGGGGTGCTCCCGTGCGCGGTTTCGGGGAGAGCGGTCCGTACCCGGTTCACAGCAGCGCGGTGGATCACGCTCCGCAGCGGCCGACGGTGGTGCCGAACGGCGGAGGGGCGGCGTCCATGACGGCGGAGCAGATCGGCTACCGCGGACCGACGGCCTGCGCGGCCGCGGGTATCACCTACCGGCAGCTCGACTACTGGGCGCGCACCGGCCTGGTCGAGCCGAGCGTGCGGCCCGCCTACGGGTCGGGTACGCAGCGGCTGTACAGCTTCCGGGACGTCGTCGTCCTGAAGATCGTGAAGCGGTTCCTGGACACCGGGGTCTCGCTGCAGAACATCCGCACGGCCGTCCAGCACCTCAGGGAACGCGGTTTCCGCGACCTGGAGCGGATGACGCTGATGAGCGACGGCGCCACGGTGTACGAGTGCACCTCGCCGGACGAGGTCCACGCCCTGCTCCAGGGCGGCCAGGGCATCTTCGGGATCGCCGTCGGCGTGGTGTGGCGGGACGTGGAAAGCGCGCTCTCCCAGCTGCACGGCGAGCGCATCGACACCGGCGAGACCCTGGTCGGGCACAACCCGGCGGACGAGCTGGCGCGGCGGCGCAACCGGGCGGTCTGA
- a CDS encoding FHA domain-containing protein: MKLFAKLFGKSAREGSDNATARHRAQPDAEGQRPLFRDQVAGPGGDISGGQGGASVDPAQSGGIGFGQPSTSGTGGGFASGPYASNAPAGQPQEDPSMSVLVCTRCGNRNAENARFCSNCGAPLRPGVAPERASETTSTISISGLEAYDSEVTGQTQMPMLSPEAQAAVDALPMGSALLVVRRGPNSGSRFLLDSDLTTAGRHPQSDIFLDDVTVSRRHVEFRRSPDGSFTVADVGSLNGTYVNRERIDQVALSNGDEVQIGKYRLVFYASRQGI; encoded by the coding sequence GTGAAGTTGTTTGCGAAGTTGTTCGGCAAGAGCGCGCGAGAGGGCAGCGACAACGCGACCGCTCGGCACCGCGCGCAGCCCGACGCGGAGGGTCAGCGCCCGCTGTTCCGGGACCAGGTCGCTGGTCCGGGCGGTGACATTTCCGGAGGTCAGGGCGGGGCGTCGGTTGACCCTGCCCAGTCCGGCGGCATAGGTTTCGGGCAACCGTCAACCTCAGGTACGGGTGGAGGGTTCGCCTCCGGTCCGTACGCGTCCAACGCCCCGGCGGGGCAGCCGCAGGAGGATCCGTCCATGTCGGTCCTGGTGTGTACGAGGTGCGGTAACCGCAACGCGGAGAACGCCCGCTTCTGCTCCAACTGTGGCGCGCCGCTGCGCCCCGGAGTGGCGCCGGAGCGTGCCTCCGAGACGACGTCCACGATCTCGATCTCCGGCCTCGAGGCCTACGACTCCGAGGTCACCGGTCAGACGCAGATGCCGATGCTGTCGCCGGAGGCGCAGGCCGCGGTGGATGCGCTGCCGATGGGCTCGGCGCTGCTGGTGGTGCGCCGGGGCCCGAACTCGGGCAGCCGTTTCCTCCTCGACAGCGACCTGACCACGGCCGGCCGTCACCCGCAGAGCGACATCTTCCTGGACGACGTCACGGTCTCGCGCCGGCATGTGGAGTTCCGGCGCTCCCCGGACGGCTCGTTCACGGTGGCCGACGTGGGCAGCCTGAACGGCACGTACGTCAACCGCGAGCGGATCGACCAGGTCGCTCTGTCCAACGGTGACGAGGTGCAGATCGGCAAGTACCGGCTGGTGTTCTACGCGAGCCGGCAGGGCATCTGA
- a CDS encoding MerR family transcriptional regulator — translation MLHTPSGGARSGTAARDSGLMSIGTVLNTLRDEFPEVTISKIRFLESEGLIEPQRTPSGYRKFSAKDVERLAHVLRMQRDHYLPLKVIREHLEAMERGEAVQLPVVGRQRATEDLPEPSLAPTVARVGRAELLAAAAIDEGELKEWESYGLIAPLEDGAYDAEAVTVASLVTELGRFGIEPRHLRVMKAAADREAGLVDQVVAPLKRHRNPQTRAHAEARTKELAALTVKLHAALVQTALGVRLP, via the coding sequence ATGCTTCACACACCGAGCGGCGGTGCCCGAAGCGGTACCGCCGCCAGGGACAGCGGGCTGATGAGCATCGGCACGGTACTGAACACGCTGCGCGACGAGTTCCCCGAAGTCACCATCTCCAAGATCCGTTTCCTGGAGTCCGAGGGGCTCATCGAGCCGCAGCGGACCCCGTCGGGGTACCGCAAGTTCAGTGCCAAGGATGTCGAGCGCCTGGCCCATGTGCTGAGGATGCAGCGGGACCACTATCTGCCGCTCAAGGTGATCCGTGAGCACCTGGAGGCCATGGAACGGGGCGAGGCCGTCCAGCTGCCCGTCGTGGGGCGTCAGCGCGCGACGGAGGACCTCCCGGAGCCGTCCCTGGCGCCCACGGTGGCGCGGGTCGGCAGGGCCGAGCTGCTGGCGGCGGCGGCCATCGACGAGGGCGAGCTGAAGGAGTGGGAGTCGTACGGGCTCATCGCTCCCCTGGAGGACGGGGCGTACGACGCCGAGGCGGTCACCGTGGCCTCGCTCGTCACCGAACTGGGCCGGTTCGGGATCGAGCCACGCCATCTTCGGGTGATGAAGGCCGCCGCCGACCGTGAGGCCGGTCTCGTCGACCAGGTGGTGGCCCCGCTCAAGCGCCATCGCAACCCCCAGACCAGGGCACATGCCGAGGCCCGTACGAAGGAGCTGGCGGCGCTCACGGTGAAGCTGCACGCGGCACTGGTACAGACCGCTCTCGGGGTAAGGCTGCCCTGA
- a CDS encoding DUF881 domain-containing protein, producing the protein MSEQNESKEQPEQPEQPENRLRRELPEEMPARAPEPAPEQKTQEPLTGRQRLIKGLWPPRFTRAQLIVAVLLFSLGFGLAVQVASNTGTDSALRGARQEDLVRILDELDSRTQRLEDEKQGLEKQRSELQSSSDQAAEARKQTAEKEKQLGILAGTVAAQGPGITMTIEDTKGTVKADMLLDAIQELRAAGAEAIEVNGIRVVAGTYFTDSGNGVGVDGNKINAPYRFQVIGKPQDLEPALNIPGGVVQTLEKEQATVSVEQSDKIVVDALRQAKRPDYARSSSQ; encoded by the coding sequence ATGAGCGAGCAGAACGAGTCGAAAGAGCAGCCGGAGCAGCCGGAGCAGCCGGAGAACAGGCTGCGCAGGGAACTGCCCGAGGAGATGCCCGCGCGGGCACCTGAGCCGGCACCCGAGCAGAAGACGCAGGAGCCGCTGACCGGCCGGCAGCGGCTGATCAAGGGCCTGTGGCCGCCGCGGTTCACCCGGGCCCAACTCATCGTGGCAGTGCTCCTGTTCAGTCTCGGTTTCGGCCTGGCCGTGCAGGTGGCGTCCAACACCGGCACCGACAGCGCGCTGCGTGGGGCACGCCAGGAAGATCTGGTGCGCATCCTCGATGAACTGGATTCGCGCACTCAGCGTCTTGAGGACGAGAAGCAGGGACTCGAAAAGCAGCGGTCGGAACTGCAGAGCAGCTCCGACCAGGCCGCGGAGGCGCGCAAGCAGACGGCCGAGAAGGAGAAACAACTCGGCATCCTGGCGGGCACCGTGGCGGCGCAGGGTCCCGGCATCACGATGACGATCGAGGACACGAAGGGGACGGTCAAGGCGGACATGCTGCTCGACGCGATCCAGGAGTTGCGCGCGGCCGGTGCGGAGGCGATCGAGGTCAACGGGATACGGGTGGTGGCAGGCACCTACTTCACCGATTCCGGTAACGGCGTCGGCGTCGACGGGAACAAGATCAACGCTCCCTATCGTTTCCAGGTCATCGGCAAGCCGCAGGACCTGGAGCCCGCGCTGAACATCCCGGGAGGCGTGGTGCAGACGCTGGAGAAGGAGCAGGCCACGGTCTCGGTCGAGCAGTCGGACAAGATCGTCGTGGATGCCTTGCGACAGGCGAAGCGGCCTGACTACGCTCGGTCGTCCTCCCAGTGA